The following coding sequences are from one Ficedula albicollis isolate OC2 chromosome 17, FicAlb1.5, whole genome shotgun sequence window:
- the SET gene encoding protein SET, whose product MERRRHAVLGPPAPAPRAISASKGRSCPRPQRLPHVRPPRGERQSCPPAHRPPLRSGRFPLPLIHLPREKEQQEAIEHIDEVQNEIDRLNEQASEEILKVEQKYNKLRQPFFQKRSELIAKIPNFWVTTFVNHPQVSALLGEEDEEALHYLTRVEVTEFEDIKSGYRIDFYFDENPYFENKVLSKEFHLNESGDPSSKSTEIKWKSGKDLTKRSSQTQNKASRKRQHEEPESFFTWFTDHSDAGADELGEVIKDDIWPNPLQYYLVPDMDDEEGEGEEDDDDDEEEEGLEDIDEEGDEDEGEEDEDDDEGEEGEEDEGEDD is encoded by the exons ATGGAGCGGCGGAGACACGCGGTGCTGGGGCCGCCCGCGCCGGCCCCACGTGCGATCTCGGCTTCTAAAGGTCGGAGTTGCCCCCGGCCGCAGCGCCTTCCCCACGTGCGTCCCCCGCGCGGGGAGCGGCAGAGCTGTCCCCCAGCGCACCGGCCGCCGCTCCGCTCCGGCCGCTTCCCGCTGCCGCTCATTCATCTCCCGCGCG aaaaagagcagcaggaagcaaTTGAACACATTGATGAAGTACAGAATGAAATAGACAG ACTGAATGAACAAGCCAGTGAGGAAATTTTGAAAGTAGAACAGAAATACAACAAACTCCGCCAACCATTCTTCCAGAAGAGGTCAGAATTGATCGCCAAAATCCCGAATTTCTGGGTAACAACATTTGTCAACCACCCACAAG tatctgcactgctgggagaagAAGATGAGGAAGCACTGCATTACTTGACCAGAGTTGAGGTGACAGAATTTGAAGACATCAAATCAGGTTACAGAATAGATTTT TATTTTGATGAGAATCCctactttgaaaataaagttcTCTCCAAAGAGTTTCACCTCAATGAAAGTGGAGACCCATCTTCAAAATCAACTGAGATTAAATGGAAATCTGGAAAG GACCTGACAAAACGTTCAAGCCAGACACAGAACAAAGCCAGTAGGAAGAGGCAGCATGAAGAGCCAGAAAGCTTCTTCACCTGGTTCACTGATCACTCTGATGCAGGGGCTGATGAATTAGGAGAAGTCATCAAGGATGACATCTGGCCAAATCCCCTACAGTACTACTTG GTTCCTGATATGGATGATGaagaaggggagggagaggaggatgatgatgatgatgaagaggaggaaggattAGAGGATATTGATGAAGAAGGAGATGAAGATGAGGgagaggaagatgaagatgatgatgagggagaggaaggagag GAGGATGAAGGAGAAGATGACTAA